The following are encoded in a window of Cygnus atratus isolate AKBS03 ecotype Queensland, Australia chromosome 8, CAtr_DNAZoo_HiC_assembly, whole genome shotgun sequence genomic DNA:
- the C8H1orf226 gene encoding uncharacterized protein C1orf226 homolog translates to MQKGQACCPLVDQSMFENASASTAPTPRPQHVPAGAPAQPSRPAGSQHLRNLGKAVGAKVNDLLRRKEPAGPPGVGVTEVNASAGAALGMGQLANEDGAPGLDAFPRLDPPPPVTKKRTPRALKTPQDMLIAPQPVGSSVAEPPEPLPAHPDPAEEWLGARDLSPVEHPGVLGATSASAPSGDQLTGALPVPDLIHKGSLETSPRTEKSPRGPGLEHELPGSAGRPEPCTPSREAEGPHPDLLSFE, encoded by the exons ATGCAGAAGGGCCAGGCCTGCTGTCCCCTTG tGGACCAGAGCATGTTTGAAAATGCCAGCGCCAGCACGGCACCCACCCCGCGCCCGCAGCACGTCCCCGCGGGTGCCCCAGCGCAGCCCTCCcgccctgctggcagccagcaccTCCGCAACCTGGGCAAGGCCGTGGGGGCCAAGGTGAACGATCTCCTGCGCCGCAAGGAGCCGGCTGGCCCCCCCGGCGTGGGGGTGACGGAGGTGAATGCCAGCGCCGGTGCCGCGCTGGGCATGGGACAGCTGGCAAACGAGGATGG GGCCCCGGGGCTGGATGCCTTCCCCCGGCTGGACCCGCCGCCCCCCGTCACCAAGAAGAGGACTCCGCGTGCCCTGAAGACCCCACAGGACATGCTCATCGCACCCCAGCCCGTGGGCAGCAGCGTGGCGGAGCCCCCCGAGCCGCTCCCAGCACACCCTGACCCTGCGGAGGAGTGGCTGGGGGCAAGGGACCTGTCCCCTGTggagcaccctggggtgctcGGTGCGACCAGTGCCTCGGCACCAAGTGGGGACCAGCTGACTGGTGCCCTCCCTGTGCCTGACCTCATCCACAAAGGCAGCCTGGAGACCTCACCCCGCACCGAGAAGTCTCCTCGGGGACCAGGGCTGGAGCATGAGCTGCCGGGGAGCGCAGGGCGGCCAGAGCCGTGCACCCCGAGCCGGGAGGCAGAGGGTCCCCATCCTGACCTGCTGTCCTTCGAGtag
- the SPATA46 gene encoding spermatogenesis-associated protein 46: MESFVVPSLSVGAVPRGTGRGGLEPPCPWGPGSLPGIPKAVGAASSSASSPPPALPPCLCSSAWDSPTWPQAAASPGSELPARTIYRPWFSPYSYFICTAAASKQHLSSGLAIGAQEPEEADNLSETICSSSCSSEEPRPSQQGRQNSSRVSITVRDILRAARGQPVPQHGYKCRACCRVLPTLWALKTHIQHSSQEGYSCKAYYRKLKVLLEKEHQAQEAEAPPAPE, translated from the exons ATGGAGAGCTTTGTCGTGCCGTCCCTTTCGGTGGGGGCCGTGCCCCGTGGCACCGGGAGGGGTGGCCTGGAGCCCCCCTGCCCCTGGGGCCCCGGCAGCCTGCCCG GAATCCCGAAGGCTGTGggtgctgcctccagcagcgCCAGCTCGCcccccccagcgctgcccccgTGCCTGTGCAGCTCCGCGTGGGACAGCCCCACCTGGCCGCAGG ccGCAGCCTCGCCGGGCAGCGAGCTCCCCGCTCGCACCATCTACCGGCCCTGGTTCTCACCGTACAGCTACTTCATCTGCACCGCAGCAGCCTCCAAGCAGCACCTCTCCTCCGGCCTGGCCATCGGCGCCCAGGAGCCAGAGGAAGCCGACAACCTCTCGGAGACCatctgctcttcctcctgctcctcggAGGAGCCGCGGCCCTCCCAACAGGGCCggcagaacagcagcagggtGAGCATCACCGTGCGGGACATCCTCAGGGCTGCGCGGGGGCAGCCGGTGCCGCAGCACGGCTACAAGTGCAGGGCGTGCTGCCGCGTCCTCCCCACGCTCTGGGCGCTCAAGACCCACatccagcacagctcccaggaGGGCTACAGCTGCAAGGCGTACTACCGCAAGCTCAAGGTcctgctggagaaggagcaCCAGGCGCAGGAGGCCGAGGCCCCCCCGGCACCCGAGTAG